The following coding sequences are from one Bradyrhizobium sp. WSM471 window:
- a CDS encoding ABC-F family ATP-binding cassette domain-containing protein gives MIRLDNVSKQAGHQILFIEASAALNKGEKIGLVGPNGAGKTTLFRMIAGEELPDEGQVSTDRGITIGYFNQDVGEMAGRSAVAEVMDGAGPVSAVAAELRELETAMADPDKADQMDEIIARYGEVQHAFEELDGYALDGRAREALSGLGFSQEMMDGDVGKLSGGWKMRVALARILLMRPDVMLLDEPSNHLDLESLIWLEKFLHDYEGTLLMTSHDREFINRVISKVVEIDSGSLTTYAGNYEFYEQQRALSEKQQQAQFERQQAMLAKEIKFIERFKARASHAAQVQSRVKKLDKIERVEPPRRRQTVAFDFPAAPRSGEDVVALKQVFKGYGSKRIYDGLDFMIRRRERWCVMGVNGAGKSTLLKLVAGASEPDEGTVAVGGSVKMGYFAQHAMDLLDGEQTVFESLEYAFPTAGQGSLRALAGCFGFSGDDVEKRCRVLSGGEKARLVMAKMLFDPPNFLVLDEPTNHLDLATKEMLIAALSDFEGTMLFVSHDRHFLSVLSNRVLELTPEGIHQFGGGYTEYVARTGQEAPGLRS, from the coding sequence ATGATCCGCCTCGACAACGTCAGCAAGCAAGCCGGCCACCAGATCCTGTTCATCGAAGCGTCCGCCGCCCTCAACAAGGGCGAGAAGATCGGCCTCGTCGGCCCGAACGGCGCCGGAAAGACCACGCTATTCCGGATGATCGCCGGCGAGGAACTGCCCGACGAGGGGCAGGTCTCGACCGACCGCGGCATCACGATCGGCTATTTCAACCAGGATGTCGGCGAGATGGCCGGCCGCAGCGCCGTGGCCGAGGTCATGGACGGGGCGGGACCGGTGAGTGCGGTCGCGGCCGAGCTGCGCGAGCTCGAGACCGCGATGGCCGATCCTGACAAGGCCGACCAGATGGACGAGATCATCGCGCGCTACGGCGAGGTGCAGCACGCGTTCGAAGAACTCGACGGCTACGCGCTCGACGGCCGTGCGCGCGAGGCGCTGTCCGGCCTCGGCTTCAGCCAGGAGATGATGGACGGCGACGTCGGCAAGCTCTCCGGCGGCTGGAAGATGCGCGTGGCGCTCGCCCGCATCCTCTTGATGCGTCCCGACGTCATGCTGCTCGACGAGCCCAGCAACCATCTCGATCTCGAAAGCCTGATCTGGCTCGAGAAGTTCTTGCACGACTACGAAGGCACGCTGCTGATGACCTCGCACGATCGCGAGTTCATCAACCGCGTGATCTCGAAAGTGGTGGAGATCGATTCCGGCTCGCTCACCACCTACGCCGGCAATTACGAGTTCTACGAGCAGCAGCGGGCGCTGAGCGAGAAGCAGCAACAGGCGCAGTTCGAGCGCCAGCAGGCCATGCTCGCCAAGGAAATCAAGTTCATCGAGCGGTTCAAGGCGCGCGCCTCTCATGCGGCTCAAGTTCAGAGCCGGGTGAAGAAGCTCGACAAGATCGAGCGGGTCGAGCCGCCGCGCCGCCGCCAGACGGTGGCGTTCGACTTTCCGGCCGCGCCGCGCTCGGGCGAGGACGTCGTTGCGCTCAAGCAGGTGTTCAAAGGCTACGGCAGCAAGCGGATCTATGACGGGCTCGATTTCATGATCCGTCGCAGGGAGCGCTGGTGCGTGATGGGCGTCAACGGCGCCGGCAAATCGACACTGCTTAAGCTCGTCGCCGGTGCGAGCGAGCCGGACGAGGGCACCGTGGCGGTCGGCGGCAGCGTCAAGATGGGCTATTTCGCGCAGCATGCGATGGACCTGCTCGACGGCGAGCAGACGGTGTTCGAGTCGCTCGAATACGCGTTTCCGACCGCGGGGCAGGGCTCCCTGCGCGCGCTCGCCGGCTGCTTCGGCTTCTCCGGCGACGACGTCGAGAAGCGCTGCCGCGTGCTCTCGGGCGGCGAGAAGGCGCGCCTGGTGATGGCGAAGATGCTGTTCGATCCCCCGAACTTTCTGGTGCTGGACGAGCCGACCAACCATCTCGACCTCGCCACCAAGGAGATGCTGATCGCGGCGCTGTCGGATTTCGAGGGCACCATGCTGTTCGTCTCGCATGACCGGCATTTTCTCAGCGTGTTGTCGAACCGCGTGCTGGAGCTGACGCCCGAGGGTATCCACCAGTTTGGCGGCGGCTACACCGAATATGTCGCGCGCACAGGGCAGGAAGCGCCGGGGTTGCGGAGCTAG
- a CDS encoding xanthine dehydrogenase family protein molybdopterin-binding subunit, producing the protein MGPSRREFVKWLSAGGISVSLSHLASAAGVPFAAHETLPGRGKFNPATNGAGRVDGIAKVTGAKLYASDFRANDLAGWPQTTSHAILVRANDATHVYTGLDLARLGGALKPSMVVTAADLDRIGTQVPEFYAGDLFCQIGKTPLYLGQPVALLIFEKFDAFDQARLVLRDGTFVQFGEETGPVVVPDYGAFRFTRVAGPSPDKPDVYSPLQAGWVSPKKVQSAALPVWSPLAKEMPADYAKAAKYGEQIRAELAADDTSMLVLDREFETQSVDPMFLEPECGLAWYDGKGGNLELLLGVQSPYEAAESIAHLLAKARAPYKPTHINAQFAHVGGGFGGRDHTPFILYVALAAICFPGKPVRLAHDRYQQFQAGIKRHSIKMRSRIGIDRATGKIKAFAADHVLDGGGLAHFSASVAVVAATGAIGIYDIPKVDVRTVAVHSRGVSAGSMRGYGILQAMTALEVLIDEAASELKRDPIEFRRRNALPQNGRTMTGNPYIVSVRTPEILDKLEKHPIWQQRAQFKQTSSDRLVGTGVACVTKDYGSGADGSLGRVELAPDGRIVIFCDHVEMGNGIGTALANRVAGHLGAIADEVSVARVDSYDVLGLVTSGDPSTMDQKTQDAAEKNPRWVPAISSPTSSSIGAHVGTHSAAEAARVIFRFGLWPAALELWRIAKTDPRAGQWAAASWQKGQLTMPGLEPLGLPALAATAHSRGFVTGAVAHSFSRWAWSRARFPLSGEQYRADIDALAIRKGNGKFERINRTSVKFPPTDNNRIGTAYTSMCGTVVRVEIERATGALRIAKAYSVFECGTALVPEVVMGQAQGGFAMGVGYALLETLPPFEGGPGNGEWNLGRYLVARGSDLPLRDLEIEMLKPLVSDEAPKGMAEVVMIPIVPALINAIHDATGHRFRALPVTASLLKGVLA; encoded by the coding sequence ATGGGGCCTTCGCGACGCGAGTTCGTGAAGTGGCTGTCTGCGGGAGGCATCTCGGTCAGCCTGTCACATCTGGCATCAGCAGCGGGCGTTCCCTTCGCAGCCCACGAGACGCTACCCGGACGCGGCAAGTTCAATCCCGCGACAAATGGCGCCGGCCGTGTCGACGGCATCGCCAAGGTCACCGGCGCAAAGCTCTACGCTTCCGACTTCCGCGCGAACGATCTGGCGGGTTGGCCGCAGACCACCTCGCACGCGATCCTGGTGCGCGCCAACGACGCCACGCATGTCTATACCGGGCTGGACCTCGCCCGCCTCGGCGGCGCGCTCAAGCCGTCGATGGTGGTGACTGCCGCCGATCTCGACCGGATCGGGACGCAGGTGCCGGAATTCTATGCGGGCGACCTGTTCTGTCAGATTGGCAAGACGCCGCTCTATCTGGGCCAGCCGGTCGCGCTTTTGATCTTCGAGAAGTTCGACGCCTTCGACCAGGCGCGTCTTGTGTTGCGCGATGGCACGTTCGTCCAATTCGGCGAGGAGACCGGGCCAGTCGTCGTCCCGGATTACGGGGCCTTCCGCTTCACCCGCGTGGCAGGTCCCTCGCCTGACAAACCGGATGTCTATTCGCCGCTCCAGGCCGGCTGGGTCTCGCCCAAGAAGGTGCAGAGCGCGGCGCTGCCGGTGTGGTCGCCGCTCGCGAAGGAGATGCCGGCGGATTACGCCAAGGCGGCGAAATATGGCGAGCAGATCCGTGCCGAGCTTGCAGCGGATGACACATCCATGCTGGTGCTCGACCGCGAGTTCGAGACGCAATCGGTCGACCCGATGTTCCTGGAGCCCGAATGCGGGCTCGCCTGGTACGACGGCAAGGGCGGCAATCTCGAACTGCTGCTTGGCGTACAGTCGCCCTACGAGGCGGCGGAGTCGATCGCGCATCTCTTGGCCAAGGCCCGGGCGCCCTACAAGCCAACGCACATCAACGCGCAGTTCGCCCATGTCGGCGGCGGCTTTGGTGGCCGCGATCACACGCCTTTCATTCTCTATGTGGCGCTCGCGGCGATCTGCTTTCCCGGCAAGCCGGTGCGGCTGGCGCATGACCGCTACCAGCAGTTTCAGGCCGGCATCAAGCGCCATTCGATCAAGATGCGCTCGCGCATCGGCATCGATCGCGCGACCGGCAAGATCAAGGCGTTCGCCGCCGATCACGTGCTCGACGGCGGCGGGCTCGCCCATTTCTCGGCCAGCGTCGCCGTCGTCGCGGCCACCGGCGCGATCGGCATCTACGACATTCCGAAGGTCGACGTCAGGACCGTCGCGGTGCACTCGCGCGGCGTGAGCGCAGGCTCGATGCGCGGCTATGGCATCCTGCAAGCCATGACGGCGCTGGAAGTCCTGATCGACGAAGCCGCGTCCGAGCTCAAGCGCGATCCGATCGAATTCCGGCGGCGCAATGCGCTGCCGCAGAACGGCCGGACCATGACCGGCAATCCCTACATCGTCTCGGTGCGGACGCCCGAAATCCTCGACAAGCTCGAGAAGCACCCGATCTGGCAGCAGCGGGCGCAGTTCAAGCAGACCTCGTCGGATCGGCTGGTCGGCACCGGCGTTGCCTGCGTGACGAAGGACTATGGCTCCGGCGCGGACGGCTCGCTCGGCCGTGTCGAGCTTGCCCCCGACGGCAGGATCGTGATCTTTTGCGATCATGTCGAGATGGGCAACGGCATCGGGACGGCGCTGGCCAACCGCGTCGCCGGCCATCTTGGCGCCATCGCCGACGAGGTCTCGGTCGCCCGCGTCGACAGCTATGACGTGCTCGGGCTGGTCACGTCGGGCGATCCCTCCACAATGGACCAGAAGACCCAGGATGCCGCGGAGAAAAATCCGCGCTGGGTGCCCGCGATCAGCTCGCCGACAAGCTCCTCGATCGGCGCGCATGTCGGCACCCATTCCGCCGCGGAGGCCGCGCGCGTCATTTTCCGCTTCGGCCTGTGGCCCGCGGCGCTTGAGCTGTGGCGCATCGCAAAGACCGATCCGCGCGCGGGACAATGGGCCGCCGCAAGCTGGCAGAAAGGCCAGCTCACCATGCCCGGCCTCGAACCGCTCGGCCTCCCTGCGCTCGCGGCAACGGCTCATTCGCGCGGCTTCGTCACCGGTGCGGTTGCGCACAGCTTCTCGCGCTGGGCGTGGTCGCGGGCACGCTTCCCGCTGTCCGGCGAGCAGTACCGCGCCGATATCGACGCACTGGCGATCCGCAAAGGCAACGGCAAGTTCGAGCGGATCAACCGCACCAGCGTCAAGTTTCCGCCGACCGACAACAACCGGATCGGCACCGCCTACACCTCGATGTGCGGCACGGTCGTCCGCGTCGAGATCGAGCGCGCAACCGGCGCGCTTCGCATCGCCAAGGCCTATAGCGTTTTCGAATGCGGCACCGCGCTGGTGCCGGAAGTCGTGATGGGCCAGGCCCAGGGCGGCTTCGCCATGGGCGTCGGCTACGCGTTGCTCGAAACCCTGCCCCCGTTCGAGGGCGGGCCGGGCAACGGCGAATGGAATCTCGGGCGCTATCTGGTCGCACGCGGCTCCGACCTGCCGCTCCGCGATCTCGAGATCGAGATGCTGAAGCCGCTGGTATCGGACGAAGCGCCGAAGGGCATGGCGGAGGTCGTGATGATCCCGATCGTGCCGGCGCTGATCAACGCCATCCACGACGCCACCGGCCATCGCTTCCGTGCGCTGCCGGTCACCGCAAGCCTATTGAAGGGAGTGCTCGCGTGA
- a CDS encoding multicopper oxidase family protein: protein MQQDPNGASSATGAMGTKTLSRRQLLDRGLKAGALSLFAGAANAQHAVHDHAGTSHSADMSPSMGMIAETPVPAMDQALVEPEVRRSVNGVLSTTLRVGYAYRQIGGVRLYVRSYEGGSPGPTLRMKPGETLRIKMINDLPPNRDGLPADISHPHQFNNTNFHFHGAHTSPSGISDNVMRSMAPGRSYNIEITLPADHTKGTYWYHPHHHGSADIQMSSGMVGAVVIEGDFADVPEIATARERLMVLTQVVYDSNGMVENFETLFPETATRFLAINGQRRPMIEMRPGEVQRWRILNAAYQDDMLLDLEKHDLHAIAYDGIQLGAMQPLKQVLIAPGQRADILVKAGSPGTYAFNAAPYDQGHPSPVGPLARVVVSGAPMDMKLPRALPPAPLATIKDSEITNRRKVVLSATAPEADAAGHWQEFAFFVDGKKFDPARIDQRVKLGAVEEWTIVNTHEHDDHVFHIHTNPFQVISANGKALAVPEWRDSVIVERKGGVVVFRSRFIDFTGVYMLHCHMMNHEEMGMMQTVEVYKA, encoded by the coding sequence ATGCAGCAAGATCCGAACGGTGCGTCTTCAGCAACCGGCGCGATGGGCACGAAGACATTGTCGCGCCGTCAATTGCTGGATCGCGGTCTCAAAGCGGGCGCGTTGTCGCTGTTCGCAGGTGCGGCGAACGCCCAGCACGCCGTGCACGACCATGCGGGCACGTCCCACAGCGCGGACATGTCGCCGAGCATGGGGATGATCGCCGAAACGCCCGTTCCTGCCATGGACCAAGCGCTGGTCGAGCCGGAGGTGCGGCGGTCCGTCAATGGCGTGCTGAGCACGACGTTGCGGGTCGGCTACGCCTATCGCCAGATCGGCGGCGTCAGGCTCTATGTCAGATCCTATGAGGGCGGCAGCCCCGGCCCGACCCTGCGCATGAAGCCCGGCGAAACCCTGCGCATCAAGATGATCAACGATTTGCCGCCGAACCGCGATGGATTGCCGGCCGACATCAGCCATCCGCACCAGTTCAACAACACCAATTTCCACTTCCACGGCGCGCATACCAGCCCGAGCGGAATTTCCGACAACGTCATGCGCTCGATGGCGCCGGGCCGCAGCTACAACATCGAAATCACCCTGCCGGCCGATCACACCAAGGGCACCTACTGGTATCACCCGCATCACCACGGCAGCGCCGACATCCAGATGTCTTCCGGCATGGTCGGCGCCGTCGTCATCGAGGGTGATTTCGCCGACGTCCCCGAGATCGCCACAGCCCGCGAACGCCTCATGGTGCTGACCCAGGTGGTCTACGATTCCAACGGCATGGTCGAAAATTTCGAGACGCTGTTTCCCGAGACCGCGACGCGCTTTCTCGCCATCAATGGCCAGCGCCGGCCCATGATCGAGATGCGGCCCGGCGAGGTGCAGCGCTGGCGCATCCTCAATGCCGCCTATCAGGACGACATGCTGCTCGATCTCGAGAAGCACGATCTGCATGCGATCGCCTATGACGGCATCCAGCTCGGCGCCATGCAGCCGCTGAAGCAGGTCCTGATCGCGCCCGGCCAGCGCGCAGACATTCTGGTGAAGGCAGGCAGCCCCGGCACCTACGCCTTCAACGCGGCGCCCTACGACCAGGGCCACCCTTCGCCCGTGGGACCGCTGGCGCGCGTGGTGGTCTCAGGCGCGCCGATGGACATGAAGCTGCCGCGCGCCCTGCCGCCGGCGCCGCTCGCGACCATCAAGGATTCCGAGATCACCAACCGCCGCAAGGTGGTGCTGTCGGCGACCGCGCCCGAGGCCGATGCCGCCGGCCATTGGCAGGAATTCGCGTTCTTCGTCGACGGCAAGAAGTTCGACCCCGCCCGCATCGATCAGCGGGTCAAGTTGGGCGCGGTCGAGGAGTGGACCATCGTCAACACGCATGAGCATGACGACCACGTGTTCCACATCCATACCAACCCATTCCAGGTGATCTCGGCCAATGGCAAGGCGCTGGCGGTGCCGGAATGGCGGGATTCCGTGATCGTGGAGCGCAAGGGCGGCGTGGTCGTGTTCCGCTCGCGCTTCATCGATTTCACCGGTGTTTACATGCTCCATTGCCACATGATGAACCATGAGGAGATGGGCATGATGCAGACCGTGGAGGTCTACAAAGCCTAA
- a CDS encoding cupin domain-containing protein, whose amino-acid sequence METLIVNLPDAASDRHSHLVRPQEMEWQKTRFPGCEAKTLLFDRNSGLMTALMRFAPGSVLPDHEHVGVEQSYVIEGALVDNEGPAKGIACKAGEFIWREAGSRHAAWCPEGALILAIFQVPNKFFEADGRVVDAAGQDWDQTWGHTDAQRAGSA is encoded by the coding sequence ATGGAGACCCTGATCGTGAACTTGCCGGATGCCGCTTCTGACCGGCATTCTCACCTGGTTCGACCGCAAGAGATGGAATGGCAGAAGACGCGCTTTCCCGGCTGCGAGGCCAAAACGCTGCTGTTCGATCGCAACAGCGGTCTGATGACGGCCTTGATGCGCTTTGCACCTGGGTCGGTGCTGCCCGATCACGAGCATGTCGGCGTCGAGCAGAGTTATGTCATCGAGGGCGCTCTCGTCGACAACGAGGGGCCGGCCAAGGGGATTGCCTGCAAGGCCGGCGAATTCATCTGGCGCGAGGCGGGCAGCCGGCATGCGGCCTGGTGCCCGGAGGGCGCCCTGATCCTGGCGATCTTCCAGGTGCCGAACAAGTTCTTCGAAGCCGACGGCCGGGTCGTCGATGCCGCCGGTCAGGATTGGGACCAGACTTGGGGGCACACCGACGCGCAACGGGCGGGGAGCGCCTAG
- a CDS encoding type II asparaginase — translation MWQPRVRHHFIAAMSMLFALLIGLEAANARGPGLPNVMVLATGGTIAGSGASSTTVVGYTAATVGIETLLNAVPELKTVANVKGEQVFQIASENMNNDYWLKLAKRVNTLLAQDDVDGIVITHGTDTIEETSYFLDLVVKSKKPVVVVGAMRPSTAISADGPINLFNAVILAGSDEAVGKGVLVALNDQINAARDVTKNNTSTADTFRTPELGFLGYMQGNKPYFYRQSTRRHTADSEFDVSSLDVLPQVDIVYGYANMNRVAIDAFVAAGAKGIVHAGVGDGSLARPAVEPALDEARKKGVVIVRSSRVGNGIVARNGEAKDDEHDFVVSDTLNPQKARILLMLALTKTTDTKEIQRMFYTY, via the coding sequence ATGTGGCAACCTCGAGTGCGTCATCACTTCATCGCGGCAATGAGCATGCTCTTCGCGCTGCTCATCGGACTTGAAGCCGCGAACGCGCGGGGCCCGGGACTGCCCAACGTCATGGTGCTCGCAACTGGCGGCACCATCGCCGGCAGCGGGGCGAGCAGCACCACTGTGGTCGGCTACACCGCCGCCACGGTGGGCATCGAGACGCTCCTGAATGCGGTCCCCGAACTGAAAACCGTGGCTAACGTCAAGGGCGAGCAGGTTTTCCAGATCGCCAGCGAGAACATGAACAATGACTACTGGCTCAAGCTCGCCAAGCGCGTCAACACGCTGCTCGCGCAGGACGACGTCGATGGCATCGTGATCACGCACGGGACCGATACGATCGAGGAAACCAGCTATTTCCTGGACCTCGTCGTCAAGAGCAAGAAACCTGTCGTCGTCGTCGGCGCGATGCGGCCGTCGACGGCGATCAGCGCGGATGGGCCGATCAACCTCTTCAATGCGGTGATCCTCGCGGGTAGTGACGAGGCCGTCGGCAAGGGCGTGCTCGTTGCTCTCAACGATCAGATCAACGCGGCTCGCGACGTCACCAAGAACAACACCTCGACGGCGGACACCTTCCGCACGCCGGAACTCGGCTTTCTCGGCTACATGCAGGGCAACAAGCCATACTTCTATCGTCAATCGACGCGCCGGCACACCGCGGACTCCGAATTCGACGTCTCCAGCCTCGATGTCCTGCCGCAAGTCGACATCGTCTACGGCTACGCCAACATGAACCGGGTTGCGATCGACGCATTTGTCGCCGCCGGCGCCAAGGGGATCGTGCATGCCGGCGTCGGTGACGGCAGTCTGGCCCGGCCGGCGGTCGAGCCGGCGCTCGACGAGGCCCGCAAGAAGGGCGTCGTGATCGTGCGCAGCAGCCGTGTCGGAAACGGCATCGTCGCGCGCAACGGCGAGGCCAAGGACGACGAGCACGACTTCGTCGTCTCGGATACGCTCAATCCTCAAAAGGCGCGCATTCTGCTGATGCTGGCACTGACCAAGACGACCGACACCAAGGAAATCCAGCGGATGTTCTACACTTACTAG
- a CDS encoding MBL fold metallo-hydrolase — MKQMRIGDIIIDAVIEREGPWRRPQDFFPAYDEGVFKRHLPTMEPEVFDAARGMMVITYQTFVVRTPRYTILVDTCTGEDKGHPPPFDFPGKERWRNELFALGISFEQIDYVFCTHLHIDHTGWNTTLRDGRWVPNFPNAKYVFHKGEYAAWEAEHAKGSNPPGTVFRDNCLPIVEAGQALLVDDDYALDDTVTLTPTPGHSPCHCCVNIFSRGRRAVVAGDLMHHQIQCREPDWSAKPDWDAKQSAVSRRKFFASVADTDTLILPVHFPAPTVGLIKPLGAAFDYRFKRE, encoded by the coding sequence ATGAAGCAAATGCGCATCGGCGACATCATCATCGACGCGGTGATCGAGCGGGAGGGGCCGTGGCGGCGGCCGCAGGATTTTTTTCCCGCCTATGACGAGGGCGTGTTCAAGCGCCATCTGCCGACGATGGAGCCTGAGGTGTTCGATGCCGCGCGCGGCATGATGGTGATCACCTATCAGACCTTCGTGGTGCGCACGCCGCGCTACACCATTCTGGTCGACACCTGCACCGGCGAGGACAAGGGCCATCCGCCGCCGTTCGATTTTCCGGGCAAGGAGCGCTGGCGCAACGAGCTGTTCGCGCTCGGCATCTCTTTCGAGCAGATCGACTACGTCTTCTGCACGCATCTTCACATCGACCACACCGGCTGGAATACGACCTTGCGCGACGGCCGTTGGGTGCCGAATTTTCCGAATGCGAAATACGTCTTCCACAAGGGTGAATATGCGGCCTGGGAGGCCGAGCATGCCAAGGGCAGCAACCCGCCCGGCACCGTGTTTCGCGACAACTGCCTGCCGATCGTCGAGGCGGGACAGGCGCTGTTGGTCGATGACGACTACGCGCTTGACGACACCGTCACGCTGACGCCGACGCCGGGGCATTCGCCCTGCCATTGCTGCGTGAACATCTTCTCAAGGGGGCGCCGCGCGGTGGTCGCCGGCGACCTCATGCATCACCAGATCCAGTGCCGCGAGCCGGACTGGTCGGCCAAGCCGGATTGGGATGCGAAGCAGTCGGCGGTGTCGCGGCGAAAGTTCTTTGCTTCCGTCGCCGACACCGACACGCTGATCCTGCCTGTCCATTTTCCGGCGCCGACGGTCGGGCTGATCAAGCCGCTCGGCGCCGCCTTTGATTACCGTTTCAAGCGGGAGTAG